The DNA segment GACAGTCCCATCTCCTTGGCCGCCAAACTGATAAAGTGATTAATCAGCATCGACAGATCCAGTTTACGTTGCCGCAGTGGTGGTAGTTTGATGGTGTGAGAACGCAGGCGATAGAGCAGATCGCTTCTAAATTTACCCGCTTGGTTAAGGGCTAATAAGTCGTGCTGAGTCGAGGTGATGATCTTACACAGTACCGGATAGGCTCTGTCACTGCCGATAGGGTAGTACTGCTTATGCTCAATCACATCCACAAGCTTAGCTTGGGCTTCAATGGGCAAGTCGCCAATTTCATTTAGATACAGCAGTCCTGACTGCACCTGATGCAGCACCCCGGCTTGCGCGCTGATCTGACCGTCTTCGCCTGTGTGGAGTTGGCCAAATAGCTGTAGCTCGAATGCCGAGGTGCCGATCCCTGCTAAATTTACGTTAACAAAGGGGGCGTCGGCGCAGATAAGCTGATGGCAAGACTTGGCAAACTCATCTTTGCCGGTACCGCTTTCACCTTGAATAAGGATAGGCTCTGGGCTTAAGGCCACCGCCTCCAGATAACGAAACTGATCTAGCAGTGCGGGCTCGCAGGTGAGGATATTATTAAATACCTCTGGGCGGCTTAAGGTACGGCTTAAAAAGCTCTCTTTGATGCGCAGATAGTTACGTTCAAGGCCTACCACTTCAAGTGCACGGCGCACGGTGCGGGCAAGGTCGTCGACCTTATCGGTTTTGATAAAGTAATCATAGGCACCGTTTTTAATGCAACGCACCGCGGTGTCGACCTCGTTTACGCCTGTGACTATCAGTACACGGGTCTTAGGAAACTCGCTACGGATCATCTCTAGCAGATCTTCACCGGAGTGAAACGGCATGGTCAGATCCAGCAGCACCAAGGCATAATCACCCGTCTGCAGCCGACTCATCACCTGACGGCTATCGACACAGGTATCAATTTTGGCTTCAGGCACCAATCGGTTAAGGGTGATAGACAGGGTTCGTAGCCAAGAGGCTTCGTCATCAACTAGGAGAATGTTTCTAGCAAGTTTCATGGTGATACCAATCCTATTAAATATCTGTTCAGTTCAGAGCTTCTCAGGTTTTAATTCGGTGCCGTACTGTATATTAGTGCTGTGCTGGTAAATATTTCAGGAATTAATACTCCAACGGAAAGCGTATTTTAATCACCGTTCCTTCGCCAAGGCGGGAGGTGATCTGCATGTCGGCTTTATGTTCTTTTATGATGCGGCTACAGACCGATAAACCCAAGCCTGTTCCGCCACTTGAGCGACGGGTGGTAAAGAATGGCTCGGTAATTCTTTGTAATGTTGCTCTATCCATACCCACACCTTTATCGCTGACAATTAAGCAGATATGTTTATCTTCGACACAGGTCTTGATGTCGATGTGATTACCGCATTCATAACACTCAGCGTCCTGTCTTATGGCATGACAGGCATTTTGAATAAGATTAATCAGCACTTGGTGTAGTTGTTGCGCATCCCCCATCACGATAGGAGAGGGAGTGAGCAGATCGGTAGTGACATTGAAAATCTTAGTCTGGTTGGCTGTAAGGCGCAGTGATACCGCGACCACTTCATTAAGACTAATAGGCTGATATTCGTCGGCTAAGGTCGGCAATGCATAGCGCTTGAGGTCGTTAACGATACGACTAATACGCTCAGCCCCTTCATGAATAGACTGACTGCTTAACTCGAGCTCACTCATAGCAAGATCCGGTGCGAGTCCGGCAACACTCCAGAAGGGATTCTGCTTCTGGTAATGATTACTGGCCTCAGATAGATCTCTAAGCGCATCGTTAATAAAGGCGATAGAGTGAACGATAATCCCGGTTGGATTATTAATTTCGTGGGCAATGCCGGCCGAGAGCTCACCGAGTGATGCGAGGCGGCTAGCTTCATCGTTGGCTTGACGCAGCCTGTGTTGCTCGGTGGCTTCCTCTAACAGAATCACCACCTGCTGTTTGCTAATAGGGTGTAGCTGCAACTGCCAATATTGGTCATTGATCTGCATATCCGCAGTTTGCGATTTCTGCTCAACTAGTACATCCGATAGCGCATGGCTCAAGTTAAAGCTTTCGCCATCAATATAGTGAAACAGTGGATCAGTCAGCAGGTCGTTATTATTATCATTACTCCACAGGCATTCACCGTCTTGGTTAAACAGGGTCACACCATGGGGAATACCGTCGAGCACGGATTGGAACTGCTTAGAAAGGCTAGATATTGCCAATTCTGCTTTCTTACGCTGGGCTAGCTCTATTTTAAGCGCCTTAGAGCGCTTACGTAGGCTGAGGCTGATAAAACCCGTTAATAGCATACCGACGGCCGACAGCAAGCTAACAAAGATAGCGAGTGACAACATTCTTTTTTGAGCAGAGTTGAGATCGACTTTTTCACGGCCGGTACCAAACCACTTATTGACGAGACGGTCGTATTCCCCCGAAAGCTTAAGTTGTCTGAGCGCGTCATTGATCTGCGCCATCATCTCAGCATTCTTCTCGTTGCTGACAAAGTTAAATGCGCCGTAAATAAGAGGATCGCTAGAGCTACGGACAGAGGGGTACAGTGGCATCAGACGCCTAGCAACAAAGTTCTCTGCGATGACCACATCGACTTCACCTTTTATTAGCTTTTGAAAACCCGTTTCATAGAGATCGACATCGACACGGGTAAAATCCTGCTTTTTTCCTGAAATGTACACATCGACAAAGGCGCCTTTCTTGATGGCGACGCGTTTACCTTCCAGATCGCTCCAGCCGTTGATAAAGGACTTACCTTGTAGGGTATAGGCTTTGGCGTGGGTGGCGTAAATAGGATCTGATTGACTCAGCTCTCTATCGACAGTAATCGGGCTGACTACGGCAATGACATCAATGAGAGAATCACGGTCGTGCACGTCTTTTAAAAGTTGCTGAAAGCTCTTACGGCGAATGATGATGCGCTTGCCCATGAGCTGGCCGATGCGGTCCATCAACTCAAGGTTAAAGCCTTGGTCGACACCATTATTGCGCCACTCTAGAGGGGCGGTCTTTGAGTGAACGCCAAAGACGATACTTTGGCTTTCATAGGATTCGTCTGCGTATACCGGCAGCGATAGCCCCGCTAATGCAACGGCACAAAGCGTACAAAAGCTGCAAACTAAGTTAACAAATGTTTTCATAACGGAATCTTAGCATGAGCTTATACAAGATAACTGTGCGGGATTTCTCGATTTTAAATCAAGATAAATAGGCTTTGAAAACGACTGAGTTCTTGGTTTAACCGGTTTTTCTTATTTCTAGAATAGTCATACTTTGAAGGCTCAGCTTTTGAATACTCGGGTTTTGAATTGGCCCGTTTGTGATCTTGTTAACGTCAGCTTATGCATTTTTGCATAACTGCCTAGAAGGTTATGCATGTTTGCATGATAGCTTTTACAAGCTGTGATCGAGTGTTCAGTTTCCATCGCTATTGAGCAGATGCAGTTGCTGACTTATCTCAATAGGCAGACAATTACCTCGAATTGAGTATTTAAGACAGCATTTATGACTGTCGTATATAACGTGATAGCTTTTTGCGCTGCTGATTGCAGCAATAAAAAGGCGAGGAAATGAGATGAAAAACTTTAAAAAAGCAGTGTGTATCGCAACACTTCTAGGCTCAGCAGGCTTTATGTCTAACGCCATTGCTGCTGATAACTTGGCAGAGTTCCACGGTGAAAACCAAGAGTGTGATAGCTGCCACATGCCAGACGGTGAGCTTTCAAACGATAGCTTAACCTACGAGAACGCACAATGTGTAGCTTGTCACGGCACACTCGCTGAAGTTGCTGAAGAAACAAAACATGAGCACTACAATGCCCATGACTCTCATTTCCCTGGCGAAGTGGCTTGTACTTCTTGTCACAGCGCTCACGAAAAATCTATGGTCTACTGTGACTCTTGCCATAGCTTCGACTTTGACATGCCTTACACTAAGAAGTGGGAACGTCACGAGCCAAGCATCGATGAGCTATTAAAAGACACTGAAGATCGTCAAGCGGCGCTTGCTGAAGCACCGCGTGACACCGTTGATGTTGTCGTTGTAGGTTCAGGTGGTGCAGGTTTCTCTGCAGCAGTATCTGCACACGATCACGGCGCTAGCGTTATTCTTATTGAAAAAGAGCCACTCATTGGTGGTAACGCTAAGCTTGCTGCGGGTGGCATGAACGCCGCTTGGACCGATCAGCAAAAAGCAAAAGGCATCAAAGACAGCGTTGAGTCTATGTACAAAGACACCATGAAAGGTGGTCGTGACCTAAATGAGCCAGAGCTAGTTGAAGTATTGACTTCACACTCTAAAGGTTCAGTTGATTGGTTGACTGCCATGGGCGCAGATTTAAATGACGTAGGTCGTATGGGTGGCGCTTCAGCTAACCGTTCACACCGTCCAACCGGTGGTGCAGGTGTGGGTGCTCACGTAATCCAAGTACTATACGATAACGCGGTTAAGCGTGACGTTGATATGCGCATGAACACCCGTGGTATTGAAATCCTTAAAGACGATAAAGGCAACGTTAAGGGTCTGCTCGTTAAAGGTATGTACAAGGGTTACTACTGGATTAAAGCTGACGCAGTTATCCTAGCAACAGGTGGTTTTGCTAAGAACAACGATCGTGTCGCTAAGCTTGATCCTAAGCTAAAAGGCTTCATCTCAACTAACCAACCCGGTGCAACAGGTGACGGTATCGATGTAGCAGGTAATGCAGGTGCTGCGATGACAGACCTACAGTACATTCAAGCTCACCCAACGCTATCTGTTAAAGGTGGTGTGATGGTAACTGAAGCGGTTCGTGGTAACGGTGCAATTTTAGTTAACCGTGAAGGTAAGCGCTTCGTCAACGAAATCACTACACGTGATAAGGCTTCTGCAGCGATTCTGAACCAAACAGGTAAGTCTGCGTTCCTAATCTTCGATGACTCAGTACGTAAGTCTCTGAGTAAGATTGATAAGTATATCGGTCTAGGTGTTGCTCCAAGCGCTGACTCGCTAATTAAGCTGGGCGAGATGGAAGAGATTGATGGTAAAGCCCTTACTGAAGCCGTTGCACGCTACAACAGCTTTGTTAAGAGCGGTAAGGACGCAGACTTCGGTCGTCCTAACCTACCTCGTGCCCTTAACGAAGGTAACTACTATGCAATCGAAGTGACTCCTGGTGTTCACCACACTATGGGCGGCGTGAAGATTGACTCTAAAGCTGAAATCATGAACGCGAAGCAGCAAGTTATCCCAGGTCTATATGGCGCGGGTGAAGTAACTGGTGGTGTTCACGGTGCTAACCGTTTAGGTGGTAACGCTATCTCTGATATCGTCACCTTCGGTAGAATGGCTGGTGAGAATGCAGCTGAGTACTCTAAGAAGAACTAGTCTTCTTTAGATTAATCTTGGAAGTGTTAGTCGGGGTTGAGATTTGAGTTAAGTTTCAGCCTTCGATTAAGAAGCAAAAGCCTTCATCTTATAGATGGAGGCTTTTTTGTATCTGCTACTTTGGCGTTTAGTTGCTTAGCGTTTAATGCAATCAAACTTCGTTTGATAAGGGTCGTGGCGCTTTGCTCCACATTGCTAATGCATCAGGCTACGCCTGACCAACATCGTGAGCTTCCAGCTCACACTCGGGCAAGAGGGGGACAACAGCTTCCCCCTCTTGACCATTTCTTTTATAAAGAGTCCGAGCCGCCCCTACGAAGTTGTCTCCCTCCTATCTTATGGATAAATCACTAACGCTTCCGATGGGGCATCTGATGTGAATGGATTCACAAATGCCGTGATGGCATGGATGCCAAAGAACGGCCTGCCCCGCGAAAGCTACGCCGACATCCATGTCGGCATCACGCGACTCTGGTTTATAAAGAGTTTCCAACGCATTTCGGCAACTTCGATGGGGAGCAAAAGATGATTCTTAGACACCCATCCTTAATGGAGTGTTTTGAGATCTCTTACTAAACTTTAGGTATTGCTGAAGTAGGAGGTTGTTATGCCCCGCGCAAGAAGTACCTTAATTAGCCTTGAAGATACGCCCTATTATCATTGTTGTAGCCGTGTAGTTCGGCGCGCCTATTTGTGTGGTGACGATGAGCACACTGGCAAGAACTATGATCATCGCCGTGGCTGGGTCGAAGCGCAAATACTGAAATTAACGGAGGTGTTTGCGATTGATGTAGCCGCCTATGCAGTGATGAGTAATCATCTGCATGTAGTGCTTTACATTGACTTAGAAACGGTAAATAGTTGGTCAGATAGAGAGGTTGTTGAACAGTGGCATAAGCTATTTAACGGTACGGATTTAACGCAAAAGTTTACTAAAGGTGACGTGGTTGAAGAGTGCATGGTAGCAACATTAAAACACCTCATTGCTACTTACCGTTCGCGCCTAAGTGATATCAGTTGGTTTATGCGCTGTCTCAATGAGCCGATAGCAAGGCAAGCTAATTATGAGGACAATTGCACTGGTCATTTTTGGGAAGGGCGCTTTAAGTCACAAGCGCTACTTGATGAAGCTGCAGTGCTGGCCTGTATGGCTTATGTCGAACTTAATCCCATCAGAGCTAAGATAGCCAAGACGCCTGAAAAGTCAGACTACACCAGTTTACAGCTGAGAGTGAAAGCAGCGCTAAAAGGCAAGCAACCCGCTAAGCTATTGCCCTTTATTGGCAACGAGAAAAAGCAGCAATCAAAAGGCTTTAATTTCTCGCTTCAGGATTACTTAACGCTTGTTGATGAAACGGGGCGAGTCATTCGTGATGACAAGCGTGGGGCAATTTCAGCTAATGCCGAAAAGATACTGAATAGGCTCAATATTCCGAGTGATAACTGGATAAAGGTTACTTCAGAATTTGGTAAGCTGTTTCATGGGCCTGTAGGGACTTTACAAGAGCTAACTCATTATTGTGAACATCTAGAAAAGCGTCGACGGCATTTTTCACATTGTTGCCAGTACCTTCAGGCAAGCTAAATAAT comes from the Shewanella halifaxensis HAW-EB4 genome and includes:
- a CDS encoding sigma-54-dependent transcriptional regulator, translating into MKLARNILLVDDEASWLRTLSITLNRLVPEAKIDTCVDSRQVMSRLQTGDYALVLLDLTMPFHSGEDLLEMIRSEFPKTRVLIVTGVNEVDTAVRCIKNGAYDYFIKTDKVDDLARTVRRALEVVGLERNYLRIKESFLSRTLSRPEVFNNILTCEPALLDQFRYLEAVALSPEPILIQGESGTGKDEFAKSCHQLICADAPFVNVNLAGIGTSAFELQLFGQLHTGEDGQISAQAGVLHQVQSGLLYLNEIGDLPIEAQAKLVDVIEHKQYYPIGSDRAYPVLCKIITSTQHDLLALNQAGKFRSDLLYRLRSHTIKLPPLRQRKLDLSMLINHFISLAAKEMGLSEPQQPASLAQQLSEYDFPGNLHELKGMVFDAVSRSDGIALNITPFMEAINLSKSSHATQSDQILFPKNLPTLAQMSDALIQEAMNRTANSQTAAAQMLGISQSALSRRITKEK
- a CDS encoding ATP-binding protein codes for the protein MKTFVNLVCSFCTLCAVALAGLSLPVYADESYESQSIVFGVHSKTAPLEWRNNGVDQGFNLELMDRIGQLMGKRIIIRRKSFQQLLKDVHDRDSLIDVIAVVSPITVDRELSQSDPIYATHAKAYTLQGKSFINGWSDLEGKRVAIKKGAFVDVYISGKKQDFTRVDVDLYETGFQKLIKGEVDVVIAENFVARRLMPLYPSVRSSSDPLIYGAFNFVSNEKNAEMMAQINDALRQLKLSGEYDRLVNKWFGTGREKVDLNSAQKRMLSLAIFVSLLSAVGMLLTGFISLSLRKRSKALKIELAQRKKAELAISSLSKQFQSVLDGIPHGVTLFNQDGECLWSNDNNNDLLTDPLFHYIDGESFNLSHALSDVLVEQKSQTADMQINDQYWQLQLHPISKQQVVILLEEATEQHRLRQANDEASRLASLGELSAGIAHEINNPTGIIVHSIAFINDALRDLSEASNHYQKQNPFWSVAGLAPDLAMSELELSSQSIHEGAERISRIVNDLKRYALPTLADEYQPISLNEVVAVSLRLTANQTKIFNVTTDLLTPSPIVMGDAQQLHQVLINLIQNACHAIRQDAECYECGNHIDIKTCVEDKHICLIVSDKGVGMDRATLQRITEPFFTTRRSSGGTGLGLSVCSRIIKEHKADMQITSRLGEGTVIKIRFPLEY
- a CDS encoding flavocytochrome c, whose product is MKNFKKAVCIATLLGSAGFMSNAIAADNLAEFHGENQECDSCHMPDGELSNDSLTYENAQCVACHGTLAEVAEETKHEHYNAHDSHFPGEVACTSCHSAHEKSMVYCDSCHSFDFDMPYTKKWERHEPSIDELLKDTEDRQAALAEAPRDTVDVVVVGSGGAGFSAAVSAHDHGASVILIEKEPLIGGNAKLAAGGMNAAWTDQQKAKGIKDSVESMYKDTMKGGRDLNEPELVEVLTSHSKGSVDWLTAMGADLNDVGRMGGASANRSHRPTGGAGVGAHVIQVLYDNAVKRDVDMRMNTRGIEILKDDKGNVKGLLVKGMYKGYYWIKADAVILATGGFAKNNDRVAKLDPKLKGFISTNQPGATGDGIDVAGNAGAAMTDLQYIQAHPTLSVKGGVMVTEAVRGNGAILVNREGKRFVNEITTRDKASAAILNQTGKSAFLIFDDSVRKSLSKIDKYIGLGVAPSADSLIKLGEMEEIDGKALTEAVARYNSFVKSGKDADFGRPNLPRALNEGNYYAIEVTPGVHHTMGGVKIDSKAEIMNAKQQVIPGLYGAGEVTGGVHGANRLGGNAISDIVTFGRMAGENAAEYSKKN